From one Phocaeicola salanitronis DSM 18170 genomic stretch:
- a CDS encoding Y-family DNA polymerase, whose translation MFGLVDCNNFYCSCERVFNPGLRTQPVVVLSNNDGCIIARSNEAKALGIEMGTPFYQAKELLEREKVAVFSSNYTLYGDMSRRVMMLLSEFTPELMQYSIDEAFIDLTGMGGGEALREYGKRIVRTIGKGTGIPVTLGIAPTKTLAKVASRYGKKYKGYGGVCLIDTEEKRIKALQGFDIADVWGIGRRSAKKLEYHGVKNAWDFTQWSESRVRRLLTVTGVRTWKELRGESCINISELPEKQSICTSRSFPDKGLSELEVVEEAVANFAASCVRKLREQKSRCCQLTVFAYTSRFRNDVPNHIINRTVTLPMPTNDQLELVAAAVQALRTEWRENGRYHYKKAGVIVWDISPNTAVQTVLFDSIDRAKQARLSAAIDAINQRNGFNTVKVASQGTDKRWHLKCEHKSAQYSTNLNEVIKVKV comes from the coding sequence ATGTTCGGTCTAGTGGATTGCAACAACTTCTATTGTTCGTGTGAACGGGTCTTCAATCCGGGATTGCGCACACAGCCAGTGGTGGTGCTGTCTAACAATGACGGTTGCATCATTGCCCGCAGCAACGAGGCAAAGGCGTTGGGCATAGAAATGGGTACGCCTTTTTACCAAGCAAAAGAATTGCTGGAGCGTGAAAAGGTTGCCGTGTTCAGTTCCAATTACACACTTTATGGTGACATGAGCCGCAGGGTGATGATGCTGCTTTCGGAATTCACGCCCGAATTGATGCAATATTCCATCGATGAAGCTTTCATCGACCTTACAGGCATGGGCGGTGGAGAAGCATTGCGTGAGTACGGCAAACGCATCGTGCGTACCATTGGCAAGGGTACAGGAATCCCGGTAACGCTTGGCATAGCTCCGACCAAGACCTTGGCAAAAGTGGCAAGCAGGTATGGAAAGAAATACAAAGGTTACGGGGGTGTCTGCCTGATTGACACCGAAGAAAAGCGCATCAAGGCATTGCAAGGTTTCGACATCGCCGATGTGTGGGGCATTGGCAGACGCTCTGCCAAGAAGTTGGAATACCATGGAGTCAAAAACGCATGGGATTTCACGCAGTGGAGTGAAAGCCGGGTAAGACGGTTGCTTACCGTCACAGGTGTGAGGACATGGAAGGAACTCCGTGGCGAAAGTTGCATAAACATCAGCGAACTGCCCGAAAAGCAGAGCATCTGTACCAGCCGCAGTTTTCCCGACAAAGGTTTGTCTGAGTTGGAAGTGGTGGAAGAAGCAGTAGCCAACTTTGCCGCTTCATGTGTCCGCAAGTTGCGTGAGCAAAAGAGTCGTTGCTGCCAACTGACCGTATTCGCTTATACCAGCCGTTTCCGCAACGATGTGCCAAACCATATTATCAACCGCACAGTTACATTGCCCATGCCCACCAACGACCAATTGGAGTTGGTAGCCGCAGCAGTCCAAGCACTCCGTACCGAATGGCGTGAGAATGGAAGATACCACTACAAGAAAGCCGGTGTCATCGTGTGGGACATTAGTCCAAACACTGCCGTCCAAACTGTCCTCTTTGACTCCATAGACCGTGCCAAACAAGCTCGCCTTTCAGCGGCTATCGATGCCATCAACCAACGGAATGGTTTTAATACCGTAAAAGTGGCAAGCCAAGGCACAGACAAACGTTGGCACTTGAAATGCGAACACAAGTCAGCCCAATACTCCACAAACCTTAACGAAGTCATCAAAGTCAAAGTCTGA